Proteins encoded in a region of the Photobacterium profundum SS9 genome:
- the glmU gene encoding bifunctional UDP-N-acetylglucosamine diphosphorylase/glucosamine-1-phosphate N-acetyltransferase GlmU — MSFSAVILAAGKGTRMYSNVPKVLHTLAGKPMAKHVIDTCSDLGASHIHLVYGHGGDTMQQVLADEPVSWILQAEQLGTGHAVNQASSGLADNEKVLILYGDVPLISGDTLTNLLDAQPDGGIALLTVVLDNPVGYGRIVRRNGPVVAIVEQKDASEEQKLIKEINTGVMVANGGDLKRWLGQLKNENSQGEYYLTDIIAIAHDEGRAVEAVHPVNPIEVEGVNNRIQLARLERAYQAMQAERLLEQGVMLRDPSRFDLRGKLQCGTDVEIDVNVIIEGNVSIGNNVLIGTGCVLKDCEIDDNSVIRPYSVIEGATVGEDCTVGPFTRLRPGAELVGDSHVGNFVEMKKSRLGRGSKANHLTYLGDADIGDRVNIGAGTITCNYDGVNKFKTEIGDDVFVGSDTQLIAPVKIGKGATIGAGATINRDIGEGELVITRAPARTIKGWKRPVKQK; from the coding sequence ATGAGCTTTAGCGCTGTGATTCTAGCCGCGGGGAAAGGCACCCGCATGTATTCAAACGTGCCTAAAGTACTTCACACGCTTGCCGGTAAGCCTATGGCTAAGCACGTCATTGATACTTGTAGTGATCTTGGTGCAAGCCATATCCATTTAGTGTATGGCCATGGCGGCGATACGATGCAGCAAGTGCTGGCTGATGAGCCTGTAAGCTGGATACTGCAAGCTGAACAACTCGGTACTGGTCACGCGGTTAATCAAGCTTCTTCTGGTTTAGCTGATAATGAAAAAGTGCTGATCCTATACGGTGACGTACCATTGATTAGCGGTGATACATTGACTAACTTACTTGATGCTCAGCCTGATGGCGGTATTGCACTGCTGACTGTCGTACTCGATAACCCGGTAGGTTATGGACGTATTGTGCGTCGTAATGGCCCGGTTGTGGCGATTGTTGAACAGAAAGATGCCAGTGAAGAGCAAAAGCTGATCAAAGAGATCAATACCGGTGTGATGGTCGCAAATGGTGGCGATCTGAAGCGTTGGTTAGGTCAGCTGAAAAATGAAAACTCACAAGGTGAGTACTACCTAACCGATATTATTGCGATAGCGCATGATGAAGGTCGTGCTGTCGAAGCGGTTCACCCAGTCAATCCAATTGAAGTTGAAGGTGTTAATAACCGCATTCAATTGGCCCGACTAGAGCGCGCATATCAAGCTATGCAAGCTGAACGTCTATTAGAGCAAGGCGTAATGCTACGCGATCCGTCACGTTTTGATCTGCGTGGTAAATTGCAATGTGGTACGGATGTTGAAATTGACGTTAACGTGATCATCGAAGGCAACGTTTCAATCGGTAATAATGTACTTATTGGTACGGGCTGTGTGCTGAAAGACTGTGAGATTGATGATAACAGTGTTATTCGACCTTACAGCGTGATTGAAGGTGCAACTGTCGGTGAAGATTGTACCGTCGGTCCATTCACTCGCTTGCGCCCAGGGGCTGAGCTGGTAGGTGACTCTCACGTGGGCAATTTCGTTGAAATGAAAAAATCACGTCTTGGACGTGGCTCTAAAGCGAATCATCTAACGTATTTAGGCGATGCTGATATTGGTGATCGAGTCAATATCGGCGCTGGTACCATTACCTGTAATTATGATGGTGTGAATAAGTTTAAGACCGAAATTGGTGATGATGTATTTGTTGGCTCCGATACCCAATTAATTGCCCCAGTTAAAATTGGCAAAGGGGCTACTATAGGAGCTGGTGCAACGATTAACCGTGATATTGGTGAAGGTGAGTTAGTAATTACTCGCGCGCCTGCCCGTACTATCAAAGGTTGGAAACGCCCAGTAAAGCAAAAATAA